From the genome of Pseudomonas sp. FP453:
TGGCGCGGGTGACCAGGTCCATGTTCAAGCTGCCTACTACCACTACGTTTGCGCACATACATCAATACTCATCAATTCGGTTCAGCGGTATTGGGCAAACACACCGGCGACGGGGGCCGTGGACTCGCGCAACACAATGCTCGGCGTCACGATGCGTTGATCGATCGGCAGTTGGGGTGTCGCAATTCGTCGCAATAAAAGCTCCGCCGCCGTCTCGCCCAGCTGCACGATCGACTGCCCGACCGTGGTCAGCGCCGGGTACACGTAGCGGCCCATCTGAATATCATCGAAACCAATCACCGACAGCTCGCCAGGCACACGGATATTGCGCTCGGCGGCTGCACGCAACACGCCGAAGCCAATCATGTCGTTGCTGGCGAAAATTGCGCTGGGCGGATTGTGCGCCAGTAATTGCACAGCGGCAGCATAACCGCCGGTACTGGTGAAATCGCTTTCCTCGGTGCGATCGGCGGCCACCTCCACCCCCGCCTCACGCAGCGCACGGTGATAGCCCGCCAGGCGCATCTGCGCGACGCGGGTGTGAGCCGGGCCGCCGATGCAGGCGATGTCACGGTGACCCAGTTCAAGCAAATGCCGGGTCGCCAGGTAACCGCCCTCCTCGTGATCGATGCGCACCAGATCGACATCGATGCCGTCCAGCGCCCGGTCGACAATGACCATCGGCGTGCGCACGGCGCTCAAGCCAGCCGCCAGGCCACTGTCATCGCCACCTACCGAGGTGACGATCAAGCCGTCGATGCGCTTTTCCAGCAGTACCCGCAAATAGTTGCGCTGTTTTTCCGCATTATCGTCGGAGTTGCACAGGATCACGCAGTAGCCGTTACGCTCGCAATAATCCTCGATGCCCCTGGCCAGCTCCGCAAAATACGGGTTGAGGCTGTTGGGCACCAGCAGGCCAATCGTGGCCGTGGTCTTGGCCTTGAGCGAGCGCGCGACAGCACTGGGCACGTAGTCGAGCTGCTTGATCGCCGCTTCGACCTTGATCCTTACTGGCTCACTCACGGGGCGCGTCTTGTTCACCACATGGGACACCGTGGTATAGGAAATGCCTGCAAGCGCTGCCACATCCTTGATCGTTGCCATGGTTCAGCCCCGCCGACTGGCGCGCTGGCTGCGGTAGGTATCGAGGACCACCGCAATCACAATCACCGCACCGGTGATGATGCGCTTGGTCGGTTCCGTAGCACCGATCTGCGCCAAGCCAGCGGCCAATACCGAAATAATCAACACACCAAAAAAGGTGCTAATCACCGAACCGCGCCCACCCATCAAGCTAGTCCCGCCGATAACCACCGCCGCGATCACTTGCAGCTCCAGGCCGGAACCCGCGTTCGGGTCAGCCGCTTCCAATCGCGAGATCTGGAACAGCGCCGCCACACCCGCCAGCAGCCCCATCAGGCTGAACACCAGGATCTTGTAGGGTTTTGGATTGATACCTGCCAGACGCACCGCTTCTTCGTTGGTACCGATACCGATCAGGTAGCGACCGAACACCGTGCGGGTCAACACCAATTGCGCCGCGATGATGACCAGCAACGCAATGATGAACGACGGCGAAATACCAAAGGCCACCGGGTTGGACAGCCAGGCAAAAGAATCACCGATGTAGGCCGTGCGCGAACCGGTCATCTGGTACGCCACGCCACGGGCCATTTCGAGCACGCCGAGGGACACGATGAACGACGGGATCCGCCAAGCCACGGTGATCGATCCGGTGATCGTGCCCGCGAGCGCGGCACAGGCCATGCCGAGTATGGCGGCTGGCACAACGCTCCAGCCCCACCCCAGGATCGCCACGCTGACCGCCGACGCGGCCAATGCCAGCACCGAACCCACCGACAAATCGATACCGCCGATGATCAGGATAAAGGTCATGCCGACCGCGAGCACCATCAGGTCCGGGATCTGGTTGGCCAGGGTGCTGAAGGTGTCGTAGGACAGAAAGTGATCGCTGAGTACGGAGAACAGCGCGATCATCGCCAACAAGGCGCCCGCCAGGCCCAGGTAGGTGCCAAGCCCGTAGAAGTTGCCGCCCGCTTTACCGGGGGTAGTTGTGGTTTTCATGGGGTATCCCTAAGCACTGCGTCATTGAGCAGCGCATCACGTTTCTGATAGCCAGCAAAGGCGGCGGCAAGCAATTCGTCCTGGGTCCAGCTATCGCGTTCGAAGGTCTCGATCAGGCGCCCGGCAGACAACACACCGATGCGGTCGCAGATCAGCATCAGCTCACGCAGGTCGCTGGACACTACAACCAGCGCCTTGCCCTGGCGGGTCAAGTCGCCCAGCAAGGCATAAATGTCGAACTTGGCCCCTACATCGATGCCGCGCGTTGGCTCATCGAACAGCATCACCGCGCAGTCGCGCTCCAGCCAGCGGCCAATCACCACTTTCTGCTGGTTGCCGCCAGACAATTCGGACACCAACTGCGCGGGGCTGGAACTGCGGATGCGCATGGCGTCGATCTGACGCTTGGCCAAAGCGGTTTCATCACGACCGTTGACTACGCCACCGCCGGAAATTTCTGGCATGTTGCCCAGGGCGATATTGGCGCTGATGGATTGCGTCAGCAGCAGGCCCTCACCCTTGCGGTCCTCAGTGATCAAGGCAATGCCGTGGCCAACCGCGTCAACCGGCGAGCGGATGCTCACCACCTGGGCCGGCGAGCCGAGTGCCACGGTGCCACTGTCGGCGAGATCAGCGCCGAAGATC
Proteins encoded in this window:
- a CDS encoding LacI family DNA-binding transcriptional regulator, which produces MATIKDVAALAGISYTTVSHVVNKTRPVSEPVRIKVEAAIKQLDYVPSAVARSLKAKTTATIGLLVPNSLNPYFAELARGIEDYCERNGYCVILCNSDDNAEKQRNYLRVLLEKRIDGLIVTSVGGDDSGLAAGLSAVRTPMVIVDRALDGIDVDLVRIDHEEGGYLATRHLLELGHRDIACIGGPAHTRVAQMRLAGYHRALREAGVEVAADRTEESDFTSTGGYAAAVQLLAHNPPSAIFASNDMIGFGVLRAAAERNIRVPGELSVIGFDDIQMGRYVYPALTTVGQSIVQLGETAAELLLRRIATPQLPIDQRIVTPSIVLRESTAPVAGVFAQYR
- a CDS encoding ABC transporter permease, which translates into the protein MKTTTTPGKAGGNFYGLGTYLGLAGALLAMIALFSVLSDHFLSYDTFSTLANQIPDLMVLAVGMTFILIIGGIDLSVGSVLALAASAVSVAILGWGWSVVPAAILGMACAALAGTITGSITVAWRIPSFIVSLGVLEMARGVAYQMTGSRTAYIGDSFAWLSNPVAFGISPSFIIALLVIIAAQLVLTRTVFGRYLIGIGTNEEAVRLAGINPKPYKILVFSLMGLLAGVAALFQISRLEAADPNAGSGLELQVIAAVVIGGTSLMGGRGSVISTFFGVLIISVLAAGLAQIGATEPTKRIITGAVIVIAVVLDTYRSQRASRRG